AGAGCAGCTACAACGCGGACTCGGGCGACAGCGGTGTGGCGGTCGCCCTCTCCCTGGACGGCCGTCGGCCCGTCATGGTCCCGACGGTTCGGTGCCTGTGAGGATAGGCGTCATGAACATGTGGATTCTTGCGGTCACGCTGGTGAAGATGGCCATCGGACGGCCGGCTCACAAGCGCTATCCCGGCGTCCTGACCGGCCATCAAAAGTGGATCGTCTCGCTCGATGCGATACTCGCGGAGCGCAGTTGGGGCCATCGCCATCTTGCGCTCTATCCGTTGAAGCGGATCAACCCCCTGCAATCCCGTGTGAGTCTGAAGACCAGCTGGGGTGTCACCTCGCCCGAGAGTTTCCACTCGACCCTGCAGTGGCTGGCCACCGAGGGCCACCGGATGCAGATGGCTCCGGCGCTCGGGCGCCCGCCGGTGGCGTGGGACTTCGGCCGTTACGTCTGGATCGTCCGCGCGGGGTTCGCCGCCGGGTACGTCGACGAACCGGGTGCCTGGCAGTTGCTGGGCAATGCCGTGGCGCCCGTGGCCCAGACCTACCGGTCCTGGCAGCAGTTCGCCGACGACTTCGTGGCCGGGCGGGAGCTGTGGATGCGCTCGGCGGGCAGCGAATGGTCCGGAACGCAGGAGGACACCGTCAGCGCGGTGCGAAGCCTGCTGGATCCCGCGAACGGTGAAAGCCCCTGGCAGCAGGTGCCGTGGGAGACCATCTACCAGGTCGATCAGCAGATCGGCCGACACTGACGGAAGCTTCGGACCTCACTTCCGCGCCGCCCCCGTCGACCCCCGCACCACCAGTTCCGGCTGGAAGACGAACTCGGTGCGGCGGGGCGGTTCGCGGCGGCCCGCCGCCCGTTCGTGGATCTCCTCGATCAGGGCGCCGACCGCGGCCGTCGCCATGGCCTGGACCGGCTGGCGGACGGTGGTCAGGGGCGGGTCGGTGAAGGCGATGAGCTGGGAGTCGTCGAAGCCGACGACCGAGAGGTCCGCCGGGACGGCCAGGCCGCGCTGGCGGGCCGCGCGGACCACGCCGAGCGCCATCAGGTCGCTGCCGCAGACGATGCCGGTGCAGCCCTGGTCGTCGAGGAGTGCGGCGGCGGCCGCGTGGCCGCCCTCGACGCTGAACAGGGTGTGCCGGACGCGCCGTTCGGCCTGCCCCCTCGACAGGCCGAACGAGTCCAACAGCGCCGCCGCGAAGCCCTCGGCCTTGCGGCGGGAGGGCACATAGCGGGCCGGGCCGACGGCCAGCCCGATCCGCTCGTGTCCCAGCTCGGCCAGGTGGCGCACGGCCATCCGGGCCGCCGCGCCGTCGTCGGGTGAGACGAACGGCGCGTCGATGTGCTCGTTGTAGCCGTTGATGAGGACGTAGGGGACGCCCCGGGCGG
This portion of the Streptomyces sp. 2114.4 genome encodes:
- a CDS encoding DUF1266 domain-containing protein produces the protein MNMWILAVTLVKMAIGRPAHKRYPGVLTGHQKWIVSLDAILAERSWGHRHLALYPLKRINPLQSRVSLKTSWGVTSPESFHSTLQWLATEGHRMQMAPALGRPPVAWDFGRYVWIVRAGFAAGYVDEPGAWQLLGNAVAPVAQTYRSWQQFADDFVAGRELWMRSAGSEWSGTQEDTVSAVRSLLDPANGESPWQQVPWETIYQVDQQIGRH
- a CDS encoding LacI family DNA-binding transcriptional regulator, giving the protein MTLSDPTGAPATPRLSDIAAQAQVSEATVSRVMNGKAGVAAGTRRRVLAALDVLGYERPVRLRRRSAGLVGLVIPELTNPIFPAFAQIIEQSLAGHGYTPVLCTQMPGGATEDELVEQLEERGVTGIVFLSGLHADTRADPSRYARLAARGVPYVLINGYNEHIDAPFVSPDDGAAARMAVRHLAELGHERIGLAVGPARYVPSRRKAEGFAAALLDSFGLSRGQAERRVRHTLFSVEGGHAAAAALLDDQGCTGIVCGSDLMALGVVRAARQRGLAVPADLSVVGFDDSQLIAFTDPPLTTVRQPVQAMATAAVGALIEEIHERAAGRREPPRRTEFVFQPELVVRGSTGAARK